One window from the genome of Bradyrhizobium xenonodulans encodes:
- the recN gene encoding DNA repair protein RecN has protein sequence MLARLSIRDIVLIERLDIEFATGLAVLTGETGAGKSILLDAFALALGGRGDAGLVRHGAEQGQVTAVFDIPKNHPAAKILAENGLDDTGEMILRRVQLADGRTRAFINDQSISVQTLKAVGAALVEIHGQHDERALVDAATHRRLLDAFAGLEKDVAAVETLWDARRTANTALEEHRAGMERAAREADYLRHASDELKQLAPKDGEETSLASRRTTMMQGEKIASDLREAQEAVGGNHSPVATLSAAVRRLERRGVNSPALVEPAVRAIDTAINALEEADQHLQAALAATDFDPAELERIEERLFALRAASRKYSTPVDGLATLAARYAADVVLIDAGASRLKKLEQAAIEADAHYAAAAKKLSLGRQKSAEKLNKAVNAELAPLKLERAKFMTQVATDEAAPGPQGFDRVEFWVQTNPGTKPGPMMKVASGGELSRFLLALKVVLSDRGSAPTLVFDEIDTGVGGAVADAIGGRLARLAGKVQVMAVTHAPQVAARADQHLLISKDALDKGKRVATRVNALAADHRREEIARMLAGAEITAEARAAADRLLKAATA, from the coding sequence ATGCTGGCGCGTCTGTCGATCCGTGACATCGTCCTGATCGAACGGCTCGATATCGAATTCGCCACCGGACTTGCGGTTCTGACCGGCGAGACCGGTGCGGGCAAATCCATCCTGCTCGATGCCTTTGCACTGGCGCTCGGAGGCCGCGGCGACGCCGGCCTCGTGCGCCATGGCGCGGAGCAGGGACAGGTCACCGCCGTCTTCGATATCCCCAAAAATCACCCCGCGGCAAAGATCCTCGCCGAGAACGGGCTCGACGATACCGGCGAGATGATTCTCCGCCGGGTGCAACTCGCCGACGGCCGCACCCGGGCCTTCATCAACGACCAGTCGATCAGCGTCCAGACGCTGAAGGCGGTCGGCGCCGCCCTGGTCGAGATCCACGGCCAGCACGACGAGCGCGCGCTGGTCGATGCCGCCACCCACCGCCGCCTGCTCGATGCCTTTGCCGGCCTCGAAAAGGACGTCGCGGCCGTTGAGACGCTTTGGGATGCGCGCCGCACCGCCAACACCGCGCTGGAGGAGCATCGCGCCGGCATGGAGCGCGCCGCGCGCGAAGCCGATTATCTGCGCCACGCCTCCGACGAGCTGAAGCAGCTCGCGCCCAAGGACGGCGAGGAGACCTCGCTGGCGTCCCGTCGCACCACCATGATGCAGGGCGAGAAGATCGCCTCCGATCTGCGCGAGGCGCAGGAAGCGGTCGGCGGCAATCATTCTCCGGTCGCGACGTTGTCGGCAGCGGTGCGCCGGCTGGAGCGCCGCGGCGTCAACTCGCCGGCGCTGGTCGAGCCTGCCGTGCGGGCGATCGACACCGCGATCAACGCGCTGGAGGAAGCCGACCAGCATCTCCAGGCCGCGCTTGCCGCCACCGACTTCGACCCGGCCGAGCTCGAACGCATCGAGGAGCGACTCTTTGCTCTGCGTGCAGCGTCTCGCAAATATTCGACGCCGGTCGATGGGCTCGCCACGCTCGCCGCTAGATATGCCGCCGACGTCGTGCTGATCGATGCCGGTGCCTCGCGCCTGAAAAAGCTGGAGCAGGCCGCGATCGAGGCCGACGCGCATTATGCGGCTGCCGCCAAGAAGCTGTCGCTCGGGCGGCAGAAATCGGCCGAGAAGCTCAACAAGGCCGTCAATGCCGAGCTCGCCCCGCTCAAGCTCGAACGCGCGAAATTCATGACCCAGGTCGCGACCGACGAGGCCGCGCCCGGCCCGCAAGGTTTCGACCGCGTCGAGTTCTGGGTGCAGACCAATCCGGGCACCAAGCCGGGTCCGATGATGAAGGTCGCCTCCGGCGGCGAGCTGTCGCGCTTCCTGCTGGCGCTCAAGGTCGTGCTGTCCGACCGCGGCTCGGCGCCGACGCTCGTGTTCGACGAGATCGACACCGGTGTCGGCGGTGCAGTGGCGGACGCCATCGGCGGCCGTCTGGCGCGGCTGGCCGGCAAGGTCCAGGTGATGGCCGTGACCCACGCCCCGCAGGTCGCCGCCCGTGCCGACCAGCATCTGCTGATCTCCAAGGACGCGCTGGACAAAGGCAAGCGCGTCGCCACCCGCGTCAATGCATTGGCCGCCGACCACCGCCGCGAGGAAATCGCCCGCATGCTCGCCGGCGCCGAGATCACGGCCGAGGCGAGGGCCGCCGCAGACCGGCTGCTCAAGGCGGCGACGGCTTAG
- a CDS encoding outer membrane protein assembly factor BamD produces MSAQRMTRGYLPVSSRVRGLLHAATFIMLALPLAGCGTGALWDKFTAKDDTFVEEPADKIYNEGLYLMNEKKDMKAANKKFEEVDRQHPYSDWARKSLLMSAYASYQGGDYDGCIGAATRYVTLHPGSPDAAYAQYLIAASHYDQIPDISRDQARTEKAIAALEEVNRKYPNSEYATSAKAKIEGARDQLAGKEMNVGRYYMQKRDYTAAINRYKAVVTQYQTTRHVEEALFRLTEAYMSIGIVGEAQTAAAVLGHNFPDSRWYKDAYNLVKSGGLEPSENQGSWISRTFKKIGL; encoded by the coding sequence ATGTCGGCACAGCGTATGACGCGCGGATATCTCCCGGTCTCGTCTCGAGTCCGCGGGCTGCTTCACGCTGCCACCTTCATCATGCTCGCGCTGCCGCTGGCCGGCTGCGGCACCGGGGCGCTGTGGGACAAGTTCACTGCCAAGGACGACACCTTCGTCGAGGAGCCCGCCGACAAGATCTACAATGAGGGCCTGTACCTCATGAACGAGAAGAAGGACATGAAGGCGGCGAACAAGAAGTTCGAAGAGGTCGACCGCCAGCATCCTTATTCCGATTGGGCCCGCAAATCGCTGCTGATGTCGGCCTATGCGTCCTACCAGGGCGGCGATTATGACGGCTGCATCGGCGCCGCGACCCGCTACGTCACGCTGCATCCCGGCAGCCCGGACGCGGCCTATGCGCAATATCTGATCGCCGCCTCCCATTACGACCAGATCCCGGACATCAGCCGCGACCAGGCCCGCACCGAGAAGGCGATCGCCGCGCTGGAAGAGGTGAACCGCAAATATCCGAACTCGGAATATGCGACCTCGGCCAAGGCCAAGATCGAGGGCGCGCGCGACCAGCTCGCCGGCAAGGAAATGAATGTCGGCCGCTACTACATGCAGAAGCGCGACTACACGGCGGCGATCAACCGCTACAAGGCCGTCGTCACGCAGTACCAGACCACCCGCCACGTCGAGGAAGCGCTGTTCCGGCTCACTGAGGCCTATATGTCGATCGGCATCGTCGGCGAGGCGCAGACCGCGGCGGCCGTGCTCGGGCACAATTTTCCTGACAGCCGCTGGTACAAGGACGCCTATAATCTTGTAAAATCCGGCGGTCTCGAACCGAGCGAGAATCAGGGGTCCTGGATCAGCCGGACCTTCAAGAAGATTGGCCTCTAG
- the lpxC gene encoding UDP-3-O-acyl-N-acetylglucosamine deacetylase, with product MKFSRQTTLRAQASVAGVGVHSGLPVTLTLGPAPVDAGFIFVRTGLEGSDREVQATADQVIATDFATVLGDRTGPLVSTAEHVLAALRGMGVDNATIEIDGPEVPIMDGSAAAFVAAIEQAGIVSQPAQRRFIQVLKPISVKIGDSFGEIRPYANGFRAEVEIDFTNPVIGQQSYDFELSPERFRREVGRARTFGLMSDVARLWSAGYALGSSFDNTVVFDEERLLNTEGLRYADECVRHKVLDVIGDLALAGLPLLGAYRSVRGGHKLNHAVLTALLADRTAWRVVEGEAARRTTRPVGDVGRSIVGGRVAAAFGPDVS from the coding sequence ATGAAATTTAGCCGGCAAACAACGCTTCGTGCGCAAGCCTCTGTGGCAGGCGTAGGCGTTCATTCCGGTCTTCCCGTCACCCTCACGCTTGGGCCTGCGCCTGTCGACGCAGGTTTTATTTTTGTCCGCACCGGACTTGAGGGAAGTGACCGCGAAGTTCAGGCGACCGCCGACCAGGTGATCGCAACCGATTTCGCCACCGTCCTCGGCGATCGTACCGGCCCGCTGGTGTCCACCGCCGAGCACGTGCTTGCTGCGCTGCGGGGCATGGGCGTCGACAACGCCACCATCGAGATCGACGGTCCGGAAGTGCCGATCATGGACGGCAGCGCCGCGGCCTTCGTTGCGGCGATCGAGCAGGCCGGCATAGTCAGCCAGCCGGCGCAGCGCCGCTTCATTCAGGTTTTGAAGCCGATCTCAGTCAAGATCGGCGACTCCTTCGGCGAGATCCGGCCCTACGCCAACGGGTTCCGTGCCGAGGTCGAGATCGACTTCACCAATCCCGTCATCGGCCAGCAGAGCTACGACTTCGAGCTGAGCCCGGAACGCTTCCGCCGCGAAGTCGGCCGCGCCCGGACCTTCGGCCTGATGTCCGACGTTGCCCGGCTCTGGAGCGCGGGCTATGCGCTCGGGTCCTCCTTCGATAACACCGTCGTGTTCGACGAGGAGCGGCTGCTCAACACCGAAGGCCTGCGCTACGCCGACGAATGCGTCCGCCACAAGGTGCTGGACGTGATCGGCGATCTCGCGCTGGCCGGCCTGCCCCTGCTCGGCGCCTACCGCTCGGTGCGTGGCGGCCACAAGCTCAACCACGCCGTCCTGACCGCGCTGCTCGCCGACCGTACCGCCTGGCGGGTGGTCGAGGGCGAGGCGGCCCGCCGCACCACGCGTCCCGTGGGCGACGTCGGTCGCAGCATCGTCGGCGGCCGGGTGGCCGCGGCCTTCGGGCCGGACGTGTCCTGA
- the ftsZ gene encoding cell division protein FtsZ, translating to MTISINVPDIHELKPRITVFGVGGAGGNAVNNMITAGLQGVDFVVANTDAQALTMSKAQRIVQMGTAVTQGLGAGSQPNVGAAAAEEVIDELRDHLSGANMVFVTAGMGGGTGTGAAPVIAKTARDMGILTVGVVTKPFHFEGGRRMRTAEAGINELHKVVDTLLIIPNQNLFRVANEKTTFADAFAMADQVLYSGVACITDLMVKEGLINLDFADVRAVMREMGKAMMGTGEASGDKRALTAAEAAIANPLIDDSSMKGAKGLLISITGGKDLTLFEVDEAATRIREEVDQDANIIVGATFDEALDGLIRVSVVATGIEQAAIARNSQATSAPVANAAPQQIQQGQQAPAAPAAAAESRLADLTARLRADNQRMAERAQKLEGQIPAAAPAQAAAPVAPRPNVERAALAAIAAAVAEVPQASAPQTYGDVTVRPIAQKPTLFPEPDMAPVAMQEPMTPDTFIPPQAERAPVRAPRMPRIDELPMPAQNELRQARGEAEEETPQKTRLSLLQRLANVGLGRRDEESEPPVAARTAGPAMPPLPDRRPQKSVAQQIAASEPVSEYARRPAPQGLDVHGRPAPVAPAPQGDDHLDIPAFLRRQAT from the coding sequence ATGACCATCAGCATCAATGTTCCTGATATTCACGAATTGAAGCCCCGCATCACCGTGTTCGGCGTCGGCGGCGCCGGTGGCAACGCCGTCAACAACATGATCACGGCGGGCCTCCAGGGCGTCGACTTCGTGGTCGCCAACACCGACGCGCAGGCGCTGACGATGTCGAAGGCGCAGCGCATCGTGCAGATGGGCACGGCGGTCACGCAAGGCCTCGGCGCGGGTTCGCAGCCGAACGTCGGCGCGGCGGCGGCGGAAGAGGTGATCGACGAATTGCGCGACCATCTCTCCGGCGCCAACATGGTGTTCGTCACCGCCGGCATGGGCGGCGGCACCGGCACGGGTGCTGCTCCCGTCATCGCCAAGACCGCGCGCGACATGGGCATCCTCACCGTCGGCGTCGTCACCAAGCCGTTCCACTTCGAAGGCGGCCGCCGCATGCGCACCGCCGAAGCCGGCATCAACGAGCTGCACAAGGTGGTCGACACGCTGTTGATCATCCCGAACCAGAACCTGTTCCGGGTCGCCAACGAGAAGACCACCTTCGCCGATGCCTTCGCGATGGCCGACCAGGTGCTCTACTCGGGCGTCGCCTGCATCACCGACCTGATGGTCAAGGAAGGCCTGATCAACCTCGACTTCGCTGACGTGAGAGCGGTGATGAGGGAAATGGGCAAGGCGATGATGGGCACGGGCGAAGCCTCCGGCGACAAGCGCGCGCTGACCGCTGCTGAAGCTGCGATCGCCAACCCGCTGATCGACGACAGCTCGATGAAGGGCGCCAAGGGCCTTCTCATCTCGATCACCGGCGGCAAGGACCTCACCCTGTTCGAGGTCGACGAAGCCGCGACCCGCATCCGCGAGGAAGTCGACCAGGACGCCAACATCATCGTCGGCGCGACCTTCGACGAAGCGCTCGACGGCCTGATCCGCGTCTCGGTCGTCGCCACCGGCATCGAGCAGGCTGCGATCGCCCGCAACAGCCAGGCCACCAGCGCCCCGGTCGCGAACGCAGCGCCGCAGCAGATTCAACAAGGGCAGCAGGCTCCCGCTGCTCCGGCCGCGGCCGCCGAGAGCCGTCTCGCCGACCTGACCGCACGTCTGCGTGCCGACAATCAGCGCATGGCCGAACGCGCCCAGAAGTTGGAAGGGCAGATCCCGGCCGCAGCACCGGCTCAGGCTGCCGCCCCTGTCGCGCCGCGTCCGAATGTCGAGCGTGCCGCGCTTGCCGCCATCGCGGCTGCCGTTGCCGAGGTCCCGCAGGCATCCGCCCCGCAGACCTATGGCGACGTCACCGTGCGCCCGATCGCGCAGAAGCCGACCCTGTTTCCGGAGCCCGACATGGCCCCGGTCGCGATGCAGGAGCCGATGACGCCGGATACCTTCATCCCACCGCAGGCCGAGCGTGCGCCGGTCCGTGCACCGCGGATGCCCCGTATCGACGAATTGCCGATGCCGGCCCAGAACGAGCTTCGCCAGGCCCGCGGCGAGGCTGAAGAAGAGACCCCGCAAAAGACCCGCCTGTCGCTGCTGCAGCGCCTCGCCAATGTCGGCCTCGGCCGCCGTGACGAGGAGAGCGAGCCGCCGGTCGCCGCCCGCACCGCGGGTCCCGCGATGCCGCCGCTGCCCGATCGTCGCCCGCAGAAGAGCGTGGCACAGCAGATCGCGGCCAGCGAGCCGGTATCTGAGTATGCCCGCCGTCCCGCGCCTCAGGGCCTGGACGTGCATGGTCGCCCGGCTCCTGTTGCACCGGCGCCACAGGGTGACGACCATCTTGATATCCCGGCCTTCCTGCGGCGCCAGGCGACCTGA
- the ftsA gene encoding cell division protein FtsA has translation MTGLDRTQTPKTRPMPHKRGGLVACLDIGTSKIACMIARLKPSAPSDALRGRTHAVELIGYSQIQSRGMKAGAVIDLGECEQAVRQAVGLAEKMAKVRVESVLLSVSGGRLSGQLVEAAADIRGGAVTPADVSRVTSTGMRHATGEGRTVLHALPVGYTLDGVKGIRDPRGMVAHQFGVDMNVVTCDATVARNLMLAVERCHINVEAMAASPYVAGLSVLTDDEADLGAAVVEMGAGTTTIAVYSGGRFVHAAGFAVGGQHITMDLARGLSATIADAERIKTLYGTVITGGSDSRELMSVPTAGDEQDLPQIVSRATIANIVKHRAEEVFEMVRDKLKDSPFASEPNGRVVLSGGASQLTGLVELGTQILGRPVRVGRPLGFGRLPNEAKNAAFAVPAGLLVYPQYVHHEHVEPRHTRQQVRTGTGGYFGKVGRWLREGF, from the coding sequence ATGACCGGTCTCGATCGCACCCAGACGCCGAAGACGCGCCCGATGCCGCACAAGCGCGGCGGCCTCGTCGCCTGCCTCGATATCGGCACCAGCAAGATCGCCTGCATGATCGCGCGGCTGAAGCCGTCGGCGCCGAGCGACGCGCTGCGCGGCCGCACCCATGCGGTGGAACTGATCGGTTACAGCCAGATCCAGTCGCGCGGCATGAAAGCCGGCGCGGTGATCGATCTCGGCGAATGCGAGCAGGCGGTCCGCCAGGCGGTCGGGCTTGCGGAGAAAATGGCCAAGGTGCGGGTCGAGTCCGTGCTGCTGTCGGTTTCCGGCGGCCGGCTTTCCGGCCAGCTGGTTGAAGCCGCCGCCGACATTCGCGGCGGCGCCGTGACCCCGGCCGATGTCAGCCGCGTCACCTCCACCGGCATGCGCCATGCCACCGGCGAGGGCCGCACCGTGCTGCACGCGCTGCCGGTCGGCTACACGCTCGACGGCGTCAAAGGCATCCGCGATCCGCGCGGCATGGTCGCGCATCAGTTCGGCGTCGACATGAACGTCGTCACCTGCGACGCCACCGTGGCGCGGAACCTGATGCTGGCGGTGGAGCGCTGCCACATCAATGTCGAAGCCATGGCGGCGAGCCCCTATGTGGCCGGCCTGTCGGTGCTGACCGACGACGAGGCCGATCTCGGCGCGGCCGTCGTCGAGATGGGTGCGGGCACCACCACGATTGCGGTCTATTCCGGCGGCCGCTTCGTGCACGCGGCCGGTTTTGCGGTCGGCGGGCAACACATCACGATGGATCTTGCGCGCGGACTCTCGGCGACCATTGCCGATGCCGAGCGAATCAAGACGTTATACGGGACCGTCATCACCGGCGGATCGGACTCGCGTGAGCTGATGTCTGTGCCGACGGCCGGTGACGAGCAGGATCTGCCGCAGATCGTCTCCCGCGCCACCATCGCCAACATCGTCAAGCACCGTGCCGAGGAAGTCTTCGAAATGGTTCGGGACAAGTTGAAGGATTCGCCCTTCGCCTCGGAGCCCAACGGCCGCGTCGTGCTCTCGGGCGGGGCCTCGCAGCTCACGGGTCTCGTCGAACTCGGCACCCAGATTCTCGGCCGGCCCGTGCGGGTCGGACGTCCGCTCGGTTTTGGCCGGCTGCCCAACGAGGCGAAGAACGCCGCGTTCGCGGTGCCGGCCGGGCTCCTCGTCTACCCGCAATATGTTCACCACGAACATGTCGAACCGCGACATACGCGGCAGCAGGTCAGGACAGGGACGGGCGGCTATTTTGGAAAGGTCGGACGATGGCTACGCGAGGGCTTCTGA
- a CDS encoding cell division protein FtsQ/DivIB, whose protein sequence is MDRAGSLTRSLFRSLRPQADLKAAAIGAVVLLREWVQDKHAEKRAAAQNKIKSRTKARPAIEREPPPRVVALVERYAPRRVGITMTVLLLMGSCGFGIVKGGHLQDFITAVSDTRNALANSAGFRITSVVINGRKQLSQDEILAIGGVSGRSSLLFLDADAVRDKLKANPWIADATVLKLYPGQLMIELTERKAYALWQEAGRLSVIADDGAVLEPYVSRRFLSLPLVVGKGADTQARDFLALLARYPQINSVTKAAIYVGERRWNLRLKDGLDIRLPEQDVGNALAMLSKLDKEDRLFSRDIVAVDMRLPDRLVVQLSDDAAKAREDLFKDKKKKKAGDAA, encoded by the coding sequence ATGGATCGTGCAGGAAGCCTCACCCGGTCGCTTTTCAGATCGCTGAGGCCCCAAGCTGACCTGAAGGCGGCCGCTATCGGAGCGGTCGTGCTTCTGCGCGAGTGGGTGCAGGACAAGCACGCTGAAAAGCGCGCTGCTGCCCAGAACAAGATCAAATCCAGGACCAAGGCCAGGCCCGCCATCGAGCGCGAGCCGCCGCCGCGCGTCGTCGCGCTGGTCGAGCGCTATGCGCCGCGCCGGGTCGGGATCACCATGACCGTGCTGCTGCTGATGGGGAGCTGCGGTTTCGGCATCGTCAAGGGCGGCCATCTCCAGGATTTCATCACGGCGGTCAGCGATACCCGCAATGCGCTGGCCAATTCCGCCGGCTTCCGCATCACCTCCGTCGTGATCAACGGCCGCAAGCAGCTCAGCCAGGACGAGATTCTGGCGATCGGCGGCGTCAGCGGCCGTTCCTCACTGCTGTTCCTCGACGCCGACGCCGTTCGCGACAAGCTCAAGGCCAATCCCTGGATCGCGGATGCGACCGTGCTGAAGCTCTATCCGGGCCAGCTCATGATCGAGCTCACCGAGCGCAAGGCGTACGCGCTGTGGCAGGAAGCCGGCCGGCTCTCGGTCATCGCCGACGACGGCGCCGTGCTCGAGCCCTATGTCTCGCGCCGGTTCCTGTCGCTGCCGCTCGTCGTCGGCAAGGGCGCCGACACCCAGGCGCGCGATTTCCTGGCGCTGCTGGCGCGCTATCCGCAGATCAATTCGGTGACCAAGGCCGCGATCTATGTCGGCGAACGGCGCTGGAACCTGAGGCTCAAGGACGGCCTCGACATCCGCCTGCCCGAGCAGGACGTCGGCAACGCGCTGGCGATGCTGTCGAAGCTCGACAAGGAGGACAGGCTGTTCTCCCGCGACATCGTCGCCGTCGACATGCGCCTGCCCGATCGTCTGGTGGTGCAGCTGTCCGACGACGCCGCCAAGGCGCGCGAGGACCTGTTCAAGGACAAGAAGAAAAAGAAGGCCGGGGACGCCGCATGA
- a CDS encoding D-alanine--D-alanine ligase family protein has protein sequence MRITILFGGSNRERLVSVASAQALHQALPEADLWWWDVEDKVHVVQSKQLLEHARPFEDEFKPGTSGIPLEQALDRAKAEGRVLVLGLHGGRAENGELQLMCEARGVPFTGSGSASSHLAFDKIAAKHFAALGGVTPPENIALDKIDEAFAEYGRLIAKPARDGSSYGLIFVNARQDLVAVRNAAQHEDYVIEPYVAGVEATCGVLERADGSIVALPPIEIIPGEGSFDYAAKYLLKSTQEICPGRFAPEITAALKEQAMLAHRAMSCTGYSRSDFIVSDKGLVYLETNTLPGLTKSSLYPKALKAEGIAFVDFLRGLVELAGRGVRK, from the coding sequence ATGCGCATCACCATCCTCTTCGGCGGCTCCAACCGGGAGCGTCTGGTTTCGGTCGCCTCGGCCCAGGCTCTGCATCAGGCGCTGCCCGAGGCCGACCTCTGGTGGTGGGACGTCGAGGACAAGGTGCATGTGGTGCAATCGAAGCAGCTGCTCGAACATGCCCGCCCGTTCGAGGACGAGTTCAAGCCCGGCACGTCGGGCATTCCGCTGGAGCAGGCACTCGACCGGGCCAAGGCGGAAGGGCGCGTGCTGGTACTCGGCCTGCATGGCGGGCGCGCGGAGAACGGCGAATTGCAGCTGATGTGCGAGGCGCGCGGCGTGCCCTTCACCGGATCGGGCTCGGCCTCCTCGCATCTCGCCTTCGACAAGATCGCGGCCAAGCATTTCGCCGCGCTCGGCGGCGTGACGCCGCCTGAAAACATTGCGCTGGACAAGATCGACGAGGCCTTCGCCGAATACGGCCGGCTGATCGCAAAGCCGGCGCGCGACGGCTCGAGCTACGGCCTGATCTTCGTCAACGCCAGGCAGGATCTCGTCGCCGTCCGCAATGCGGCCCAGCATGAAGACTATGTGATCGAGCCCTACGTCGCCGGCGTCGAGGCCACCTGCGGCGTGCTGGAACGCGCCGACGGCTCGATCGTCGCGCTGCCGCCGATCGAGATCATTCCGGGCGAGGGGAGTTTCGACTACGCCGCAAAATATCTTCTGAAGTCGACCCAGGAGATCTGCCCCGGGCGTTTCGCACCCGAGATCACCGCCGCGCTGAAGGAGCAGGCGATGCTGGCGCATCGCGCAATGTCCTGCACCGGCTATTCCCGCTCGGACTTCATCGTCTCCGACAAGGGCCTGGTCTATCTTGAAACCAACACGCTGCCCGGGTTGACCAAGTCGTCGCTCTACCCCAAGGCGCTGAAAGCCGAGGGCATCGCATTCGTCGACTTCCTGCGCGGCCTGGTCGAGCTCGCCGGGCGGGGCGTGCGGAAATAG
- the murB gene encoding UDP-N-acetylmuramate dehydrogenase, with protein MSFPDITPDLKAAMPELRGRLLANQSLAELTWFRVGGPAQVLFTPADEDDLAYFLAHLASDVSVYVVGVGSNLIVRDGGIAGVVIRLAPRAFGDAVASGDVVTAGAAALDKRVAEVAASENIGGLEFYFGIPGTIGGALRMNAGANGGETKDVLIEARGVGRDGTKHVFSNADMKFVYRNSGVDPSIIFTSARFRGEIRDTDAIRARMAEVQTHRETAQPIREKTGGSTFKNPPGHSAWKLVDAAGCRGLRVGGAQVSQMHCNFLINNGDATAHDIETLGETVRERVKANSGIELHWEIKRIGIPG; from the coding sequence GTGAGCTTCCCCGACATCACGCCAGACCTCAAAGCCGCGATGCCGGAGTTGCGCGGCCGGCTGCTGGCGAACCAGTCGCTCGCCGAGCTCACCTGGTTTCGCGTCGGCGGTCCCGCGCAGGTGCTGTTCACGCCGGCGGACGAGGACGATCTCGCTTACTTCCTCGCGCATCTCGCGTCCGACGTTTCCGTCTATGTCGTCGGCGTCGGCTCCAATTTGATCGTGCGCGACGGCGGCATCGCGGGCGTGGTGATCCGCCTTGCGCCGCGTGCCTTTGGCGACGCAGTCGCGAGCGGTGACGTCGTCACCGCTGGAGCGGCGGCGCTCGACAAGCGCGTGGCGGAAGTGGCCGCGAGCGAGAATATCGGCGGGCTCGAATTCTACTTCGGCATTCCCGGCACCATCGGCGGCGCGCTGCGCATGAATGCGGGCGCCAATGGCGGCGAGACCAAGGACGTTCTGATCGAGGCGCGAGGCGTCGGGCGCGACGGCACGAAGCATGTCTTCTCCAATGCGGACATGAAGTTCGTCTATCGCAACAGCGGCGTCGATCCCTCCATCATCTTCACCTCCGCGCGGTTTCGCGGCGAGATCAGGGATACCGATGCGATCCGCGCGCGCATGGCGGAGGTGCAGACCCATCGCGAGACCGCGCAGCCGATCCGCGAAAAGACCGGCGGCTCGACTTTCAAGAATCCGCCCGGCCATTCCGCCTGGAAGCTGGTCGATGCCGCCGGCTGCCGCGGCTTGCGCGTCGGCGGCGCGCAGGTCTCGCAGATGCACTGCAACTTCCTGATCAACAATGGCGATGCCACCGCGCACGACATCGAGACGCTGGGCGAGACCGTGCGCGAGCGGGTGAAGGCAAATTCCGGAATTGAGCTACACTGGGAAATCAAGCGGATCGGAATTCCCGGCTAA